One genomic window of Saccharomyces cerevisiae S288C chromosome XII, complete sequence includes the following:
- the PER33 gene encoding Per33p (Protein that localizes to the endoplasmic reticulum; also associates with the nuclear pore complex; deletion extends chronological lifespan; highly conserved across species, orthologous to human TMEM33 and paralogous to Pom33p; protein abundance increases in response to DNA replication stress) — protein MTVPRNRPMAPFGTIIKSRIKQPQFYWFIGHFLTIFNFIQFHLSITSKQNQLSCYRRSLFYISVTYAIVLYQFFKSDQLKFNFTLLRQEMKKLDNLQYFAMLFILFLLSQFNIIISGSLYSPVIFSIFHFLNYFKENLLPFLPLIPLNLKNLLNSKITVFIQNYNGFFLQMAQVFEIICGLRVGLFLVPFNFFLLLVRRANVSFEVVGTMLAGLTYVWFFKLRYLQSESMRQIFKQYVLRLDAYVSRTLPPYCSRLWNGYKNFVMTVFWKIPV, from the coding sequence ATGACCGTTCCCAGGAATCGTCCCATGGCACCATTTGGCACCATTATCAAATCAAGAATAAAACAACCCCAGTTTTATTGGTTTATAGGCCATTTTTTAACCATCTTTAACTTTATACAATTTCATCTTTCAATCACGTCCAAACAAAACCAATTGTCATGCTATAGAAGATCATTATTTTACATATCCGTTACATATGCCATCGTTCTTTAccagtttttcaaaagtgaCCAGTTAAAGTTCAATTTTACGCTTTTGCGCCAagagatgaagaaattggatAATTTGCAGTATTTTGCCATGCTATTCATACTTTTTCTCTTATCACAGTTTAACATCATAATCAGCGGCTCGTTATACAGTCCCGTTATCTTTTCAATCTTTCACTTCCTGAACTATTTTAAGGAAAAccttttgccatttttgCCTTTGATACCActtaatttgaaaaatttgttgaacTCCAAAATAACGGTATTCATCCAAAACTACAATGGATTTTTCTTACAGATGGCGCAAGTATTTGAGATTATCTGCGGCCTACGTGTGGGCCTCTTCTTAGTGcccttcaattttttcttgttgttggtaAGAAGAGCAAACGTGTCGTTTGAGGTAGTGGGTACAATGTTGGCAGGACTAACCTATGTatggtttttcaaattaagGTACCTACAAAGTGAATCTATGAGGCAGATATTTAAACAATATGTCCTTAGGTTGGATGCATATGTCAGCCGTACTTTGCCCCCATATTGTTCCCGTTTATGGAACGGCTATAAGAATTTCGTTATGACAGTGTTTTGGAAGATACCTGTGTAG
- the SND2 gene encoding Snd2p (Protein involved in SRP-independent targeting of substrates to the ER; component of an alternative ER targeting pathway that has partial functional redundancy with the GET pathway; preference for substrates with downstream transmembrane domains; interacts with Snd1p, Pho88p/Snd3p and Sec61p-translocon subunits; can compensate for loss of SRP; role in the late endosome-vacuole interface; putative role in secretory protein quality control) yields the protein MAGKAGRKQASSNAKIIQGLYKQVSLFLGMAIVRLFISRKVTIGQWIKLVALNVPMFVALYIIVLSGKPKYDGNRVVKQGIDLNDNTNLISYFFDLIYLSLFGNIGIIAFRTFKFWWCLLLCPIYAGYKLYGLKNMFMPGAQQTQADNRSKNANEGQSKSKRQMKRERRGETDSKIKYKYR from the coding sequence ATGGCTGGCAAAGCAGGGAGGAAACAGGCTAGTTcaaatgcaaaaataattcaGGGCTTATACAAGCAAGTCTCTTTGTTTTTAGGAATGGCTATCGTACGTCTATTCATTTCACGTAAGGTTACAATTGGCCAATGGATTAAGCTGGTGGCTTTGAACGTTCCTATGTTCGTTGCTCTGTATATCATTGTGCTATCCGGTAAGCCCAAATATGATGGCAATCGCGTAGTAAAACAAGGTATAGACTTGAACGACAATACAAATTTGatatcatatttttttgatttgataTATCTATCACTTTTTGGTAACATTGGTATTATAGCTTTCAGGACATTCAAATTTTGGTGGTGTCTACTATTGTGCCCCATCTATGCTGGTTACAAGTTATATGGCCTCAAAAACATGTTCATGCCTGGCGCTCAACAAACTCAGGCAGATAATCGCTCAAAAAATGCTAATGAGGGACAATCCAAATCCAAAAGGCAGATGAAAAGGGAGAGGAGGGGTGAAACTGACTCTAAAATTAAGTACAAGTATCGTTAA
- the SPC3 gene encoding signal peptidase complex subunit SPC3 (Subunit of signal peptidase complex; complex catalyzes cleavage of N-terminal signal sequences of proteins targeted to the secretory pathway; homologous to mammalian SPC22/23; other members of the complex are Spc1p, Spc2p, and Sec11p) translates to MFSFVQRFQNVSNQAFSMGIVMVVFIMASSYYQLINNNAFSVPSNIDNVKTLINVRTSRYFGSQRGKAKENMKIKFDLNTDLTPLFNWNTKQVFVYLTAEYNSTEKITSEVTFWDKIIKSKDDAVIDVNDLRSKYSIWDIEDGKFEGKDLVFKLHWNVQPWVGLLTYGETVGNYTLTVENKNKV, encoded by the coding sequence ATGTTCTCCTTTGTCCAAAGATTCCAGAATGTATCGAACCAGGCCTTTTCAATGGGAATTGTAATGGTTGTATTCATCATGGCATCCTCATACTATCAATTAATCAATAATAACGCGTTCTCAGTACCTAGTAATATCGATAACGTCAAAACTTTAATAAATGTTAGAACAAGTAGATATTTTGGCTCACAGAGAGGCAAGGCAAAggaaaatatgaaaattaAATTTGATCTAAATACAGATCTCACTCCCCTATTCAATTGGAATACAAAGCAAGTTTTTGTCTATCTAACTGCTGAGTATAACAgtactgaaaaaataacaagTGAGGTAACATTTTGGGATAAGATCATAAAAAGCAAGGATGATGCTGTGATTGATGTGAACGATCTAAGATCCAAGTATTCTATCTGGGATATTGAAGATGGAAAATTCGAAGGCAAGGATTTGGTTTTCAAGTTACACTGGAATGTTCAACCATGGGTAGGTTTGCTAACTTACGGTGAAACTGTAGGCAACTATACACTGACCgtggaaaataaaaacaaagtTTAG
- the PET309 gene encoding Pet309p (Specific translational activator for the COX1 mRNA; binds to the COX1 mRNA; also influences stability of intron-containing COX1 primary transcripts; localizes to the mitochondrial inner membrane; contains 12 pentatricopeptide repeats (PPRs)): MKRCAPAVLRNYNYKKGIWSTGVPDHIRKLLRDKSTSPLCSQDERNLVSYFMARGSVPLKSVGSGLTKKATTSITSNSATTTFERQYLIKYLYRHQAYGNVIKIAQKFLYTTIGSQRLLKQDASLPELKKFLLSLLILQRGIQLDQAISDIIQRFLLTQKTMVIDLINSIFSRMVIMNMHEEAVYKWVKWMKLVNGHCEFTNYMENKIVLRNFLSFMRQSNVRPDYLSYLKAIQLTQGPAIASQFATTLLFLLTYIRKFSSAEAVWNYKCEHNLPIVSSDLTCILKTYCHMQKFNLVSSTYWKYPDAQHDQNQFDYLLVAHSRLHNWDALQQQFNALFGIGKLPSIQHYGILMYTMARIGELDSVNKLYTQLLRRGMIPTYAVLQSLLYAHYKVGDFAACFSHFELFKKYDITPSTATHTIMLKVYRGLNDLDGAFRILKRLSEDPSVEITEGHFALLIQMCCKTTNHLIAQELFNLMTEHYNIQHTGKSISALMDVYIESNRPTEAIALFEKHSKNLSWRDGLISVYNKAIKAYIGLRNANKCEELFDKITTSKLAVNSEFYKMMIKFLVTLNEDCETALSIIDQLIKHSVIKVDATHFEIIMEAYDKEGYRDGIINLYKTMSQNKVPANSKILYYILKAVAKKSLQNNEEIKETINMVEDIMENAANGTLDVTYNKLHPSVMAWPMRMIVKHDSPQRALELYNRYNELFFKKHDWISNNNKFVMMRSLLVLLAQIEQWKDFETLFAKYMDRIENIENLPSSTTPNIKLRSIFSGLFPYKVSQLIAMNKIDELPLLWKKLREKGFILDNISWNSAVEALFKDPRTLSYGMKIVDDTLIHGYNLIHKFRLLTKLSEDKTQSSDKSWPTLKMKEKEPNKFQPRLYLKSDTYNSIMRQLDTYLDGIDDLKTLEDQVRDFISNYKYFMKDYLLMPRSKINKWEQIEMRHLSYFKELRKSKRVLPVSKF, encoded by the coding sequence ATGAAAAGGTGTGCTCCTGCCGTATTAAGAAATTATAATTATAAGAAGGGTATATGGAGTACCGGCGTACCTGATCATATAAGGAAGCTGCTTCGAGATAAATCGACGTCACCATTATGCTCACAGGATGAGAGAAACCTGGTCTCATATTTTATGGCGCGCGGAAGTGTTCCTCTAAAGTCGGTTGGCAGTGGATTAACAAAGAAAGCAACAACATCAATAACAAGTAATTCAGCTACCACAACATTTGAACGACAGTACCTTATAAAGTATCTTTATCGGCACCAGGCCTATGGGAACGTTATAAAAATTGCACAGAAGTTTCTTTATACCACTATTGGTTCACAAAGATTGTTAAAACAGGATGCCTCATTACctgaattgaaaaagttccTTCTCTctttattgattttacaAAGAGGTATTCAATTAGATCAGGCAATCTCTGATATCATACAACGGTTTCTATTAACACAAAAGACAATGGTGATAGACCTCATTAACTCGATTTTCTCTAGGATGGTTATAATGAATATGCATGAAGAAGCTGTATATAAATGGGTCAAATGGATGAAACTAGTGAATGGACATTGTGAATTTACGAATTATATGGAGAACAAGATAGTTTTGAGAAACTTTTTATCATTCATGAGGCAATCAAATGTTCGCCCCGATTATTTATCTTATTTGAAAGCAATTCAGCTAACGCAAGGGCCCGCAATAGCGTCTCAATTTGCAACTACGTTGTTGTTCTTATTAACTTATATTaggaaattttcttctgcAGAAGCAGTTTGGAATTACAAGTGCGAACATAACCTGCCGATAGTGAGTTCTGACCTGACGTGTATTCTAAAGACGTATTGTCACATGCAGAAGTTTAATTTGGTTTCGTCAACATATTGGAAATACCCTGATGCTCAGCACGACCAAAACCAATTTGATTATCTTTTGGTGGCTCATTCTAGGCTGCATAATTGGGACGCCTTACAACAACAGTTCAATGCTCTTTTCGGTATCGGTAAGCTACCTTCCATACAACATTATGGTATTTTGATGTATACTATGGCCAGAATTGGTGAATTGGATAGTGTCAATAAACTATATACACAGTTATTGAGGAGAGGTATGATACCGACATACGCTGTTTTACAATCTTTACTATATGCACATTATAAAGTCGGAGATTTCGCAGCCTGTTTTAGCCACTTCGAACTATTCAAGAAATACGACATAACGCCTTCAACAGCAACGCATACCATAATGCTTAAAGTGTATCGTGGTTTAAATGACCTTGATGGTGCGTTTAGGATATTAAAAAGACTAAGCGAGGATCCTAGCGTGGAAATCACGGAGGGGCACTTTGCTTTATTGATACAAATGTGTTGCAAAACTACGAACCATTTAATCGCTCAAGAATTATTCAACCTTATGACTGAACATTATAATATCCAACACACTGGAAAAAGTATCTCTGCATTGATGGATGTATATATTGAGAGTAACAGGCCAACAGAGGCAATAgcattatttgaaaaacattCAAAGAATTTATCTTGGAGAGATGGTCTAATTTCAGTGTATAACAAAGCCATCAAAGCTTATATTGGTTTACGAAATGCCAACAAGTGTGAAGAACTTTTCGACAAGATCACAACCTCAAAACTGGCTGTAAACAGTGAATTTTacaagatgatgataaaatttttagtTACACTGAACGAAGATTGCGAAACGGCATTGAGCATCATAGATCAACTAATAAAACATTCTGTAATCAAGGTGGACGCTAcacattttgaaataataaTGGAGGCATATGACAAAGAGGGTTATCGTGACGGTATAATTAACTTGTACAAGACAATGTCACAGAATAAGGTACCAGCgaattccaaaattttatattatatattgAAGGCCGTTGCCAAAAAAAGCCTACAAAATAATGAGGAAATCAAGGAAACGATTAATATGGTAGAAGACATCATGGAAAATGCTGCCAATGGAACTCTCGACGTTACGTATAACAAACTGCATCCCTCGGTCATGGCATGGCCAATGAGAATGATTGTGAAACATGATAGCCCACAGCGGGCTTTAGAGTTATACAACCGGTACAATGagcttttcttcaaaaagcATGATTGGATatcaaataataataaatttgtGATGATGAGATCATTGTTGGTATTACTAGCTCAAATTGAACAATGGAAAGATTTCGAAACACTTTTCGCTAAATACATGGATCGTATTGAAAACATTGAAAACTTGCCATCATCTACAACGCCAAATATTAAACTAAGAAGCATATTCAGCGGATTGTTCCCTTATAAAGTAAGTCAGTTGATTGCAATGAATAAAATCGATGAGCTGCCATTACTGTGGAAGAAATTGCGAGAAAAAGGTTTTATTTTAGATAATATATCGTGGAACAGCGCTGTAGAAGCGTTATTTAAGGATCCAAGAACCCTTTCGTATGGTATGAAAATCGTTGATGACACACTAATTCATGGGTATAATTTGATCCATAAATTTAGACTATTAACGAAACTATCCGAGGATAAGACGCAGTCCAGTGATAAATCTTGGCCAACATTAAAaatgaaggaaaaagagCCCAATAAATTTCAGCCCAGACTATACTTAAAAAGCGATACATATAACAGTATAATGAGGCAGTTAGACACATATTTGGACGGTATTGATGATTTAAAAACTTTAGAAGATCAGGTACGTGACTTCATATCAAATTACAAGTATTTTATGAAAGATTACTTATTAATGCCAAGAAGCAAGATCAATAAATGGGAACAGATTGAAATGAGACATCtttcatattttaaagAACTGAGGAAATCTAAGAGAGTATTACCTGTGAGTAAATTCTAG
- the FYV7 gene encoding Fyv7p (Nucleolar protein required for maturation of 18S rRNA; required for survival upon exposure to K1 killer toxin), with translation MGTAKQNQNRKKFTREYKVKEIQRSITKKTRLRKEYLKALKDEGYAVPEKEPKTVAKESVRKIKEARAIEGKKKLDEKKEIKKQRKRMQKDELNKQRNEQLERIRVSKEKFQRREDRKKKLTQRTRTGQPLMGPKIEDLLDKIKTDDTYTS, from the coding sequence ATGGGTACAGCCAagcaaaatcaaaataGAAAGAAGTTTACGAGGGAGTATAAGGTTAAGGAGATCCAAAGAAGTattacaaagaaaactaGACTGAGAAAGGAATACCTTAAAGCTTTAAAAGATGAAGGGTATGCCGTACCAGAAAAGGAACCAAAAACCGTGGCAAAAGAATCTGTAAGGAAGATTAAGGAAGCCAGGGCAATAGAgggaaagaagaaactaGACGAGAAGAAGGAGatcaagaaacaaagaaagagaatGCAAAAAGATGAATTAAACAAGCAAAGAAACGAGCAATTGGAAAGAATCAGAGTTTCgaaggaaaaatttcagagGAGAGAAgatagaaagaagaaattgactCAAAGAACAAGGACAGGCCAGCCCTTGATGGGCCCTAAGATAGAGGATCTTTTGGATAAAATTAAGACGGATGATACTTATACCTCCTAG
- the MEF1 gene encoding Mef1p (Mitochondrial elongation factor involved in translational elongation) yields MSVQKMMWVPRKMVGGRIPFFTCSKVFSGFSRRSFHESPLARSTYEEEKVLVDEIKQKLTPDDIGRCNKLRNIGISAHIDSGKTTFTERVLYYTKRIKAIHEVRGRDNVGAKMDSMDLEREKGITIQSAATYCSWDKEGKNYHFNLIDTPGHIDFTIEVERALRVLDGAVLVVCAVSGVQSQTVTVDRQMRRYNVPRVTFINKMDRMGSDPFRAIEQLNSKLKIPAAAVQIPIGSESSLSGVVDLINRVAIYNKGDNGEIIEKGPVPENLKPLMEEKRQLLIETLADVDDEMAEMFLEEKEPTTQQIKDAIRRSTIARSFTPVLMGSALANTGIQPVLDAIVDYLPNPSEVLNTALDVSNNEAKVNLVPAVQQPFVGLAFKLEEGKYGQLTYVRVYQGRLRKGNYITNVKTGKKVKVARLVRMHSSEMEDVDEVGSGEICATFGIDCASGDTFTDGSVQYSMSSMYVPDAVVSLSITPNSKDASNFSKALNRFQKEDPTFRVKFDPESKETIISGMGELHLEIYVERMRREYNVDCVTGKPQVSYRESITIPADFDYTHKKQSGGAGQYGRVIGTLSPVDDITKGNIFETAIVGGRIPDKYLAACGKGFEEVCEKGPLIGHRVLDVKMLINDGAIHAVDSNELSFKTATMSAFRDAFLRAQPVIMEPIMNVSVTSPNEFQGNVIGLLNKLQAVIQDTENGHDEFTLKAECALSTMFGFATSLRASTQGKGEFSLEFSHYAPTAPHVQKELISEFQKKQAKK; encoded by the coding sequence ATGAGTGTCCAGAAAATGATGTGGGTGCCTCGAAAAATGGTTGGAGGTAGAATACCCTTTTTCACATgttcaaaagttttttcagGTTTCTCGAGAAGGTCTTTTCATGAGAGTCCACTTGCTCGTTCTACatatgaagaagaaaaagttttggtggatgaaatcaaacaaaaacttACTCCAGACGATATTGGAAGATGTAATAAATTGCGTAACATAGGTATATCTGCTCATATTGACTCCGGAAAAACTACTTTCACTGAACGTGTTCTGTACTATACAAAAAGAATCAAAGCCATTCATGAGGTTCGTGGTAGGGATAATGTTGGAGCCAAGATGGATTCTATGGATCTTGAAAGGGAAAAGGGTATTACTATTCAGTCTGCCGCTACTTACTGCTCTTGGGATAAAGAGGGCAAAAACTATCATTTCAACTTGATCGACACTCCAGGTCATATTGATTTCACTATCGAAGTGGAGCGTGCTCTTAGAGTACTAGACGGTGCAGTTCTTGTTGTTTGTGCTGTTTCAGGTGTTCAATCCCAAACTGTGACCGTGGATCGTCAAATGCGTAGATATAATGTTCCAAGAGTAACtttcatcaacaaaatGGATCGTATGGGTTCAGATCCCTTCCGTGCAATAGAACAACTTAATTCGAAACTAAAAATACCTGCTGCTGCTGTACAAATTCCTATCGGATCGGAATCAAGCTTATCTGGTGTCGTTGATTTGATTAATAGAGTTGCTATTTACAACAAGGGTGATAATGGTGAAATTATAGAAAAAGGGCCAGTGCCTGAAAATTTGAAGCCATTAATGGAGGAAAAAAGACAACTTTTGATCGAAACACTTGCTGATGTGGATGATGAAATGGCAGAAAtgtttttggaagaaaaggagCCTACCACGCAACAAATTAAAGATGCTATTCGCAGATCTACAATTGCTAGGTCTTTTACACCAGTTTTGATGGGATCCGCACTGGCAAATACTGGTATTCAGCCCGTTTTGGACGCTATTGTAGACTACTTACCTAATCCCTCTGAAGTGTTGAATACAGCTCTAGATGTGAGCAACAACGAAGCCAAGGTTAACTTAGTTCCTGCGGTGCAACAGCCATTTGTTGGATTGGCATTCAAATTGGAAGAAGGCAAATATGGTCAATTGACTTATGTTCGCGTATATCAGGGGCGTTTAAGAAAAGGTAATTACATTACAAATGTAAAGACTGGTAAAAAAGTGAAGGTTGCAAGATTGGTCAGGATGCATTCTAGTGAGATGGAAGATGTTGATGAAGTTGGCTCAGGTGAAATTTGCGCTACTTTTGGTATTGACTGTGCTTCTGGAGATACATTCACTGATGGTAGCGTTCAATACTCTATGTCATCCATGTATGTTCCAGATGCTGTTGTCTCGTTATCGATTACGCCAAATTCAAAGGACGCATCGAATTTTTCGAAGGCTTTGAACAGATTTCAAAAGGAAGACCCTACATTCAGAGTGAAGTTCGATCCTGAATCTAAAGAAACAATTATTTCTGGGATGGGTGAATTGCATCTGGAGATTTACGTTGAAAGAATGAGACGTGAATATAATGTGGACTGTGTCACGGGTAAACCGCAGGTTTCCTATAGAGAATCTATCACCATCCCGGCAGATTTTGATTATACACATAAAAAACAATCTGGTGGCGCTGGTCAATATGGTAGAGTTATCGGTACCTTATCTCCCGTGGATGACATTACCAAAGGCAACATATTCGAGACCGCTATTGTTGGTGGCCGTATACCGGACAAGTATTTGGCTGCATGTGGTAAGGGTTTTGAAGAAGTATGTGAAAAGGGACCATTGATCGGTCATCGTGTTTTGGATGTTAAAATGCTAATCAATGATGGTGCTATTCATGCCGTGGATTCTAATGAATTATCATTCAAAACAGCTACTATGTCAGCCTTCCGTGACGCCTTCCTGAGGGCACAGCCGGTGATCATGGAACCTATCATGAATGTTTCAGTAACATCGCCAAACGAGTTTCAAGGTAACGTCATCGGTTTATTGAATAAATTACAAGCAGTAATACAGGATACCGAAAATGGTCATGATGAATTTACATTAAAAGCAGAATGTGCCTTGAGCACGATGTTCGGTTTCGCCACCTCATTAAGAGCCTCGACTCAAGGTAAAGGTGAGTTTTCATTAGAGTTTAGTCATTACGCTCCAACAGCGCCCCatgttcaaaaagaattgatATCTGAGTTCCAAAAGAAGCAAGCGAAGAAATAG
- the XYL2 gene encoding D-xylulose reductase XYL2 (Xylitol dehydrogenase; converts xylitol to D-xylulose; expression induced by xylose, even though this pentose sugar is not well utilized by S. cerevisiae; null mutant has cell wall defect), translated as MTDLTTQEAIVLERPGKITLTNVSIPKISDPNEVIIQIKATGICGSDIHYYTHGRIANYVVESPMVLGHESSGIVALIGENVKTLKVGDRVALEPGIPDRFSPEMKEGRYNLDPNLKFAATPPFDGTLTKYYKTMKDFVYKLPDDVSFEEGALIEPLSVAIHANKLAKIKFGARCVVFGAGPIGLLAGKVASVFGAADVVFVDLLENKLETARQFGATHIVNSGDLPHGVTVDSVIKKAIGKKGADVVFECSGAEPCVRAGIEVCKAGGTIVQVGMGQEEIQFPISIIPTKELTFQGCFRYCQGDYSDSIELVSSRKLSLKPFITHRYSFKDAVEAFEETSHHPLNNIKTIIEGPE; from the coding sequence ATGACTGACTTAACTACACAAGAAGCTATTGTTCTAGAGCGACCTGGTAAAATCACCCTAACTAATGTCAGCATCCCAAAGATTTCAGATCCTAACGAAGTAATCATCCAGATCAAGGCGACAGGAATATGCGGGTCAGATATCCATTACTATACCCATGGAAGAATAGCCAATTACGTGGTAGAATCACCAATGGTGCTGGGACATGAATCATCAGGAATAGTGGCCCTCATAGGTGAGAACGTCAAGACACTTAAAGTAGGAGATAGGGTGGCACTTGAGCCCGGAATACCTGACAGGTTTTCACCGGAGATGAAAGAGGGCAGATACAACCTGGACCCCAATTTAAAATTTGCTGCGACACCTCCCTTTGATGGGACCTTGACAAAGTATTATAAGACCATGAAAGATTTCGTCTATAAACTTCCTGATGATGTGTCATTCGAGGAAGGAGCACTAATAGAGCCATTATCAGTGGCAATCCATGCTAATAAATTAGCAAAGATCAAGTTTGGAGCCCGTTGCGTCGTCTTTGGAGCTGGGCCCATAGGTTTGCTAGCCGGGAAAGTAGCCAGTGTCTTTGGTGCTGCAGATGTTGTTTTTGTAGATCTATTAGAAAACAAGCTGGAAACGGCTAGGCAGTTTGGTGCCACCCACATCGTCAACTCAGGTGATCTCCCACATGGCGTTACTGTAGATAGTgttataaaaaaagcaatCGGCAAGAAAGGTGCTGACGTTGTGTTTGAATGTTCTGGTGCAGAGCCTTGCGTTCGAGCAGGCATCGAAGTCTGTAAGGCAGGTGGAACGATCGTTCAAGTTGGAATGGGACAAGAGGAAATACAATTTCCCATCTCGATCATTCCAACAAAAGAACTGACATTCCAAGGCTGTTTCCGATACTGTCAAGGTGATTATAGTGACTCCATCGAGCTAGTCTCTAGCAGAAAACTCTCGCTTAAACCATTCATTACACATCGCTATAGCTTTAAGGATGCTGTCGAGGCATTCGAAGAAACAAGCCACCACCCGTTAAATAATATCAAGACGATCATTGAGGGCCCGGAatga